From Litoribacterium kuwaitense, a single genomic window includes:
- a CDS encoding MarR family winged helix-turn-helix transcriptional regulator — translation MDSIERSLKLLIVLSRAHRSVHDSLQKNIADKGLNLSEFAVLELLYHKGEHSIQKIGDRILVSSGSMTYIVNKLAKKGYVHRRQCTEDRRVYYASITEIGSALMDEYFPYHAKQIENMFSVLDSREQQYLIEALKKIGLSAQLD, via the coding sequence ATGGATAGCATAGAGCGTTCACTCAAGCTATTAATTGTTCTTTCCAGAGCGCATCGCTCTGTTCATGATTCCTTGCAAAAGAACATTGCGGATAAAGGATTAAATCTTTCGGAATTCGCTGTTCTTGAGCTTTTATACCACAAAGGAGAGCACTCCATTCAAAAAATTGGGGATCGAATTCTGGTGAGCTCTGGAAGCATGACATATATTGTCAATAAGCTTGCCAAAAAAGGGTATGTTCATAGAAGGCAATGTACGGAAGATCGCCGAGTCTATTATGCTTCTATTACAGAGATTGGCTCAGCGCTCATGGATGAATATTTCCCATACCACGCAAAACAAATCGAAAATATGTTTAGCGTGCTCGATTCCCGGGAACAACAATACTTAATTGAAGCTTTAAAGAAAATCGGCTTATCAGCACAATTGGACTGA
- a CDS encoding DUF899 domain-containing protein, giving the protein MKKTQNHLQLPNVVSRDEWLVDRKKLLAKEREFTRARDALNEERRRLPMVEIHKDYVFNGPHGKTSLLDLFEGRPQLIVHHFMFDPDWEAGCPACSLAVDNIGHLSHLHARNTSLALISRAPFPKLQCYKERMNWEIHWYSSFDSDFNYDFHATLDESVAQIEYNYLTKDELIQKGVPLDSLQSMEVPCFSTFLCKGERIFHTYTTYARGTDLLIGTFNYLDLTALGRQEDWEKPSGRDDGNGKTWLRRHDEYEHAFESDDCCDSKKASCNECRRV; this is encoded by the coding sequence ATGAAAAAAACGCAAAATCATCTCCAGTTACCAAATGTTGTGTCACGAGACGAATGGCTTGTGGATCGTAAGAAACTGTTGGCCAAAGAGAGGGAATTTACTAGAGCACGAGATGCACTGAATGAAGAACGCCGCCGCCTGCCAATGGTAGAGATTCATAAGGACTATGTATTTAATGGTCCGCATGGTAAAACGAGTTTGCTTGATCTGTTCGAAGGACGTCCGCAATTGATCGTTCATCACTTTATGTTTGATCCTGATTGGGAAGCAGGTTGTCCGGCTTGCTCACTTGCTGTGGACAACATCGGCCATCTTTCACACCTGCATGCACGAAACACGTCTCTGGCCCTAATATCACGTGCGCCATTTCCTAAGCTCCAATGTTACAAGGAACGTATGAATTGGGAGATACATTGGTACTCATCTTTTGATAGCGACTTTAACTATGACTTCCATGCTACGCTGGACGAATCCGTCGCTCAGATCGAATACAATTACTTAACGAAAGATGAGCTTATTCAGAAGGGCGTACCCCTTGATTCTCTCCAGTCAATGGAAGTACCTTGCTTTAGCACTTTTCTTTGCAAGGGTGAAAGAATTTTTCATACGTATACGACTTACGCCCGTGGAACGGACTTGCTCATCGGCACTTTCAATTACCTCGATTTAACAGCTCTTGGCAGGCAGGAGGATTGGGAAAAGCCATCGGGACGAGATGATGGCAATGGCAAGACGTGGCTTCGTCGTCATGATGAATATGAACACGCTTTTGAATCGGATGATTGTTGTGATTCAAAAAAAGCGAGTTGTAATGAATGTCGTCGTGTTTAA
- a CDS encoding carbohydrate ABC transporter permease, translated as MLYLSPALLLLGVFLFYPMFKTLYFSFFEVSGGGTVGDSVGFGHYVELFQSSEFRKSMIGTFLFVLYTVPAEIIIALFLAVIASEKLKGIGFFRTIFSSTLGVSVAAGATIFLFLFHPSLGVLNSILGFFGINGVEWLTDSKWALMSVAITTVWMHLGINFIILLGGLQNISRELYESADIDGAGYFQKLFKITLPMLSPVLFFVIIIGVIGAFQTFGQIDILTGGGPAGSTNIIVYSIYLEAFSYGNFGFASAQAILLFLIILIVTIIQFRVGEKKVHYQ; from the coding sequence ATGCTGTATTTATCCCCCGCTTTACTTTTACTTGGTGTCTTTCTTTTTTATCCGATGTTTAAGACACTCTATTTCAGCTTTTTTGAAGTAAGCGGTGGTGGTACAGTTGGTGATTCGGTTGGCTTTGGACATTATGTAGAGCTCTTTCAGTCCAGTGAGTTTCGTAAAAGCATGATAGGCACCTTTTTATTCGTGCTTTATACTGTACCAGCTGAGATCATTATCGCCCTGTTTTTAGCAGTGATCGCGAGTGAAAAGTTGAAAGGGATCGGCTTTTTCCGAACAATTTTCTCTTCCACGTTAGGTGTGTCTGTTGCTGCGGGTGCAACGATTTTCTTGTTTTTATTCCATCCGTCTTTAGGTGTTTTAAATAGCATACTTGGATTTTTTGGCATTAACGGGGTTGAGTGGTTGACTGATTCGAAATGGGCATTAATGTCTGTCGCAATCACGACAGTTTGGATGCACCTGGGGATTAATTTTATCATCTTGCTTGGTGGTCTTCAAAATATTTCGCGTGAATTATATGAAAGTGCCGACATTGATGGGGCTGGGTATTTCCAAAAGCTCTTTAAAATTACACTCCCAATGCTATCACCGGTGTTGTTCTTTGTGATTATCATCGGTGTGATCGGCGCATTCCAAACGTTCGGTCAGATCGACATTTTAACAGGTGGCGGACCTGCTGGTTCAACCAATATTATCGTATATTCTATTTATCTTGAAGCATTTTCGTATGGAAACTTTGGGTTTGCGAGTGCACAGGCGATTTTGTTATTTCTCATTATCTTAATCGTCACCATTATTCAATTTAGAGTCGGCGAAAAGAAGGTGCATTATCAATGA
- a CDS encoding carbohydrate ABC transporter permease has protein sequence MIKKFTLYILLSLSSLILFFPILYAISASFMTPQEIYAGKLLPSSINFDAYKDVFDRVPLIHYLTVSFWVAFIVMVGQLIVCSLSAFAFVFIPFKGRELIFFIFLATMLIPWEATIIPNFLTVLNLGWVNTYAGLTLPFFALPFGIFLLRQHFLTIPKELWESAQVDGCSRFRYYLRFALPLSKSSLSALGIYGFLTTWNQYLWPLLVTNDDTVRTVQIGLKMLIANESSSSWNLVMAGVVTILAPTLLLLFIGLKYIREGLTSGALKG, from the coding sequence ATGATCAAAAAGTTCACTTTATACATATTGCTCAGCTTATCATCATTGATCCTTTTCTTCCCGATTTTATATGCGATTTCCGCAAGCTTTATGACGCCGCAGGAAATTTACGCCGGGAAGTTATTACCCTCGTCAATTAATTTTGATGCCTATAAAGATGTATTTGATCGTGTACCATTGATCCATTACTTAACAGTAAGCTTCTGGGTCGCGTTTATCGTCATGGTTGGGCAGCTAATTGTTTGTAGCCTATCGGCGTTTGCATTTGTATTTATCCCTTTTAAAGGAAGAGAATTGATCTTCTTTATCTTTTTGGCGACGATGTTAATCCCTTGGGAAGCGACCATCATCCCTAACTTTTTAACAGTTCTTAATTTAGGATGGGTCAATACGTATGCCGGGTTGACGTTACCGTTCTTCGCATTACCATTTGGTATTTTCTTATTAAGACAACATTTCTTAACGATTCCAAAAGAATTATGGGAATCTGCACAGGTAGATGGCTGCTCTCGATTCCGTTATTATTTAAGGTTTGCCCTTCCTTTATCAAAATCATCCTTAAGTGCATTAGGAATCTACGGCTTTTTAACGACGTGGAACCAATATTTATGGCCACTGCTCGTTACAAATGACGATACGGTTCGCACCGTACAAATTGGATTAAAAATGCTGATTGCCAATGAAAGTTCATCATCTTGGAATTTAGTCATGGCCGGCGTTGTTACCATCTTAGCCCCGACTCTACTCCTATTATTCATAGGTTTAAAGTATATTAGAGAAGGTTTAACATCAGGAGCTTTAAAAGGATAG